A window from Chrysemys picta bellii isolate R12L10 chromosome 2, ASM1138683v2, whole genome shotgun sequence encodes these proteins:
- the LOC101933747 gene encoding uncharacterized protein LOC101933747 gives MNKLEYDQEAARQLSNTTVYRPLSSDPTEDYLKKLHHLLKKLPDKAQEQIRTDTCLEPRPGVFYLLPKIHKPGYPGRPIISGIGTLTSGLSGYVDSLLRPYATSTPSYLRDTTDFLRKLQSIGDLPENTILATMDVEALYTNIPHKDGLQAIRNSIPDNVTANLVAELCDFVLTHNYFTFGDNIYLQVSGTAMGTRMAPQYANIFMADLEQRFLSSRPLTPLLYLRYIDDIFIIWTHGKEALEEFHHDFNNFHPTINLSLDQSTQAVHFLDTTVLINDGHINTTLYRKPTDRYTYLHASSFHPGHTTRSIVYSQALRYNRICSNPSDRDKHLQDLYQAFLKLQYPPAEVKKQIDRARRVPRSHLLQDRPNKENNRTPLAVTFSPQLKPLQRIIRDLQPILKDDPLLSQILGDRPVLAYKQPPNLKQILTSNHTSLNKTTNPGTYPCNKPRCQLCPHIYSSDIIIGPNHISHTIRGSFTCTSTNVIYAIMCQQCPSAMYIGQTGQSLRKRINGHKSDIRNQNTQKPVGEHFNLSGHSVTDLRVAILQQKNFKNRLQRETAELELICKLDTINSGLNKDWEWLSHYKH, from the coding sequence atgaataaattggaatatgaccaggaggctgctagacagctctctaacaccacagtctacaggccattatcctctgatcccactgaggattacctaaagaaactacaccatctgctaaaaaaactccctgacaaagcacaggaacaaatccgtacagacacatgcctagaaccccgaccaggggtattctatttgctacccaagatccataaacctggatatcctggacgccccatcatctcaggcattggcaccctaacatcaggcttgtctggttatgtagactctctcctcagaccctacgctaccagcactcccagctatcttcgagacaccactgacttcctgaggaaactacaatccatcggtgatcttccagaaaacaccatcctggccactatggacgtagaagccctctacaccaatattccacacaaagatggactacaagctatcaggaacagtatccctgataatgtcacagctaacctggtggctgaactttgtgattttgtcctcacccacaactatttcacatttggggacaatatataccttcaagtcagcggcactgctatgggtacccgcatggccccacaatatgccaacatttttatggctgacttagaacaacgcttccttagctctcgtcccctaacgcccctactctacttgcgctacattgatgacatcttcatcatctggacccatggaaaagaagcccttgaggaatttcaccatgatttcaataatttccatcccaccatcaacctcagcctagatcaatccacacaagcggtccatttcctggacactactgtgctaataaacgatggtcacatcaataccaccctataccggaaacctactgaccgctacacttatctacatgcctccagcttccatccaggacacaccacacgatctattgtctacagccaagctctaagatataaccgcatttgctccaatccctcggatagagacaagcacctacaagatctctatcaagcattcttaaaactacaatatccacctgctgaagtgaaaaaacagattgacagagccagacgagtacccagaagtcacctcctacaagacaggcccaacaaagaaaataacagaacaccactagctgtcaccttcagcccccaactaaaacctctccagcgcatcatcagagatctacaacctatcctgaaagatgatcctttactctcacagatcttgggagacagacctgtcctcgcttacaaacaaccccccaacctaaagcaaatactcaccagcaaccacacatcactgaacaaaaccactaacccaggaacctatccttgtaacaaaccccgatgccaactctgtccacatatctattcaagtgacatcatcataggacctaatcacatcagccataccatcaggggctcgttcacctgcacatctaccaatgtgatatatgccatcatgtgccagcaatgcccctctgccatgtacattggccaaaccggacagtctctacgcaaaagaattaatggacacaaatctgacatcaggaatcaaaatactcaaaaaccagtgggagaacactttaacctgtctggtcattcagtgacagacctgcgggtggctatattacaacagaaaaacttcaaaaacagactccaacgagagactgctgagctagaattgatatgcaaactagacacaatcaactccggtttgaataaggactgggaatggctgagccattacaaacattga